In Bacteroidales bacterium, the genomic stretch TTTCAGATATTCGTTAAGGGTTTGACCCTGTATTATCCCTGATAGAAAAAGGTGAACCATGATCAGGAGGATGGTATGTTTGTATATTGCTTTCATAATGCGGCTTTTTTAAGTTTTGATTCTTTCCATTTTGAGTAAAGTACAGGCACCACAAATAGTGTAATGACCTGTATGGACATGCCTCCGAAGGTTGGAATAGCCATTGGAATCATTACATCTGATCCCCGTCCCGAAGATGATAGAATGGGAAGCAGGGCCAGCAGTGTAGTTGCAGTGGTCATCAGTGTGGGCCGGATTCTTTGTTTTCCTGCTTCCAGCACCGCCGAACGGATTCCCTTCACATCCTCCGGCTTGTTTTTCTCGAAAACCTGCTTCAAATTGCTGCCCATCACTACGCCATTATCAGTGGCTATGCCGAATAAGGCGATAAAACCTACCCATACCGCAATACTCAGATTTACAGTTTTCATCTGGAACAGGTTTCTCATGTTGGTGCCAAACACTTCAATATTCATAAACCAACCCTGGCCGTACAGCCATATCATCAGAAATCCTCCGGCAAAGGCGATGGCTATTCCTGAGAAAATCATCAGCGTTGTTGGCACCGAACGGAACAGCATGTAAAGAATCAGAAAGATGATGACCATTACCAAAGGTACTACAAATGAAAGGCGCTTCTCTGCCCTCACTTGATTTTCATAATTCCCGGTGAAGGTATAGCTTACCCCCTCCGGTACCTCAAGTTCTCCGTTTTCTATTTTGTTGTTGAGGAACTGTTGGGCTTCGTTCACCACTTCCACTTCAGCATGACCCTCTTGTTTATCGAAAATCACGTAACTGATCAGAAATGTGTTTTCACTTTTAATGGCTTGTGGACCTTTTCTGTATTTTATATCTGCTACTTCATTAAGAGGTATTTGTGCTCCATTGCTTGCGGGGATAAGAATTTCTTTCAATGCTTCAGGGTTTTCTCTTAGCTCGCGGGGGTAACGTACCCGTACCGGGTATCGTTCCCGCCCCTCAACTGTATTTGTGAGTTTCATACCACCCACGGCAACTTCCAGGTAATTTTGAACTTCATTGACTGACAAGCCATAACGTGCCATTCGCTTTCGGTCAAGATCGAGCTCCAGATAGGGTTTCCCTACAACCCGGTCAGCAAATACCGATTGACTCTTAATGCTTGGCACTTGCTGTAGGTATTCTTCCAGTCTCATCCCGAAATCATCTATGGTTTGCAGATCGGGGCCGGAGACTTTAATGCCCATGGGTGCTTTCATTCCCGTTTGCAACATAACCAACCTCGCTTCAATAGGCTGGAGCTTAGGAGCAGAAGTCACACCAGGATATTTTGACACCTTTACTATCTCATCCCAGATGTCATCTGGCGACTGAATGTGGTCGCGCCATTGACGAAAATATTTGCCGTTATCATCCGGGATCAGATTTCCTTCTGAATCTCTCAGAAAATTGCCTTCGTTATCCACGCGGAAACGCATTCGATGTCCATCCTCATCTGTAACATATTCGGATTTGTAATTGATGATGTTTTCAAACATCGATAAGGGTGCAGGATCCAGTGCGGATTCTACCCGACCTGCTTTACCTACAACGGATTTGACCTCCGGGATGGCAGAAACCGCCATATCCAAATGCTTCAGTATTTTCTTGTTCTCTTCGATACCCGAATGAGGCATAGAGGTTGGCATAAGCAGGAACGATCCCTCATCAAGAGCCGGCATAAATTCCTTTCCTACTCCGGGAAATGCGTGGGTCAGGGTGCTCCATACCTGGGTAGTCCGGATGTTCATATCTGCCTTATCAAAACTTTTGGCAATGAATCCAAAGATGGAGTTGAAACCCATCCAGATCACAAAACCCAGAATCAAAATGAAACCCGGAATAGAAAGGAAAGCACCCTTGTTTCTTAAACTCCAGTTCAGGATTTTGGGATAGTACTTAAGGATCAGCACAAAAAGGCCAAGAAGGAGCCCTATGATCAATAAAATAAAGAATATATTCGTAAATAATGATTTTTCCGGACTCAGAGGCAGCCATTCCCGGGCCAGTATGAAAGATACGGTGATTACCGCAAGCGCATTGGTAGCCCACGTGGTATATTTCTT encodes the following:
- a CDS encoding efflux RND transporter permease subunit, which translates into the protein MLNKIIKYFLENRLITILLLVLLLGWGFIVSPFEWKSDILPNDPVPVDAIPNLGENQQIVFTKWSGRSPQDIEDQITYPLTTSLMGIPGVKTIRSSSMFGFSSIYIIFEDDVDFYWSRTRILEKLNSLPQDLLPDGVQPSLGPDATALGQIYWYTLEGRDKNGNPAGGWDPHELRSIQDYYVKYALSSSKGVSEVASIGGYVKEYQVDVRPAAMKSYDINLMDIMKSVKNSNLDIGARTLEINNAEYLVRGLGYIENLEDLENTVVKAYEHTPVRIKDVAEVKFGPAPRRGILDKSGAEAVGGVVVSRDGANPMQVIQNVKDKIQEVEEGLPSKTLEDGTTSSVKIVPFYDRTELIQETIGTLEEALSLEILITIIVVIIMVMNLRASVLISGVLPIAVVISFIAMKYMDVTANIVALSGIAIAIGTMVDMAIVLVENIVKHLDKADPEEPKLQVVYRGTTEVASAVVTAVLTTIISFVPVFTMEGAEGKLFIPLAYTKTFALAAAIIVSILIIPTLAYLFFSIKIKSNQIRKFINGLIVAGGLFIAIQYVVWAGAIIMLFGMINLAGLLLKEGQKKYTTWATNALAVITVSFILAREWLPLSPEKSLFTNIFFILLIIGLLLGLFVLILKYYPKILNWSLRNKGAFLSIPGFILILGFVIWMGFNSIFGFIAKSFDKADMNIRTTQVWSTLTHAFPGVGKEFMPALDEGSFLLMPTSMPHSGIEENKKILKHLDMAVSAIPEVKSVVGKAGRVESALDPAPLSMFENIINYKSEYVTDEDGHRMRFRVDNEGNFLRDSEGNLIPDDNGKYFRQWRDHIQSPDDIWDEIVKVSKYPGVTSAPKLQPIEARLVMLQTGMKAPMGIKVSGPDLQTIDDFGMRLEEYLQQVPSIKSQSVFADRVVGKPYLELDLDRKRMARYGLSVNEVQNYLEVAVGGMKLTNTVEGRERYPVRVRYPRELRENPEALKEILIPASNGAQIPLNEVADIKYRKGPQAIKSENTFLISYVIFDKQEGHAEVEVVNEAQQFLNNKIENGELEVPEGVSYTFTGNYENQVRAEKRLSFVVPLVMVIIFLILYMLFRSVPTTLMIFSGIAIAFAGGFLMIWLYGQGWFMNIEVFGTNMRNLFQMKTVNLSIAVWVGFIALFGIATDNGVVMGSNLKQVFEKNKPEDVKGIRSAVLEAGKQRIRPTLMTTATTLLALLPILSSSGRGSDVMIPMAIPTFGGMSIQVITLFVVPVLYSKWKESKLKKAAL